In Bacillus cytotoxicus NVH 391-98, the following are encoded in one genomic region:
- a CDS encoding DNA internalization-related competence protein ComEC/Rec2, with product MRRQWGYIAISFVIGIAIACSSSQLLGTILFGCYFLFCTYRTSRQTLMFCIVACLSSFLYTSYIEQENKPSIRYDLESITGVILNTPLINGNRLSFQIEDNSKNKVQLFYNMQSEKEKNVLRGLRVGMVCTFRGALKEPPSARNFYGFDYKNYLYKQRIHFLFEATAIMDCSNNHVTFVNWLFQLRQKATLAVAEMFPEQSGAFMNALLFGDRQFMSYEVEQQYQQFGLIHLLAISGSHIVLLSAIVYFVLLRIGVTRERTTTALIICIPLYMFFAGASPSVMRASIMGTLLLIGVMHSFRLFSIDAISVTAIFMLIYDPYMLFDIGFQFSFIGSLALLLSANTLLQHNRGVIQNAIILSLISQLASIPITLYHFGYFSPYSIPLNLIYVPFLSCIVLPCSIIIFLCMMIFPPLAKGIAHLLSICLRMSNDVLQYCEAFPFVRFTFGQTPPFLVVLYSFSIIIICIVWERAIRKIFLYFAFGIFFFLCMCHYLSPYFRASGSVTFIDVGQGDAILIRLPYDKEVYLIDTGGTIPIKKEHWQQKKHEFSIGDDVLIPFLQKQGIRTIDKLIVTHGDVDHMGAAKEVVAALDVKEIIFGKKRKDSVLEAELKYLAQKKDMRINKVKEGDGWKVDEVEFRVLSPEGSETSDNDSSIVLWAKIGEFTWLFTGDLEEKGEERIVKQYPNLRADILKVGHHGSKTSSTAPFLRLIQPKKAIISVGEHNRYGHPHDQVLKRLEEMQVEVWRTDREGAILYTFQGKNGTFQSKLTYDETQKRMKKDRK from the coding sequence TTGCGTAGGCAATGGGGCTATATTGCAATTTCTTTTGTAATAGGAATTGCAATTGCCTGTTCTTCGTCCCAATTATTGGGTACGATTTTATTTGGGTGCTATTTTTTATTCTGCACATACCGTACTTCGCGTCAAACCCTCATGTTCTGTATAGTAGCGTGTCTTAGTAGTTTTCTTTATACATCATATATTGAACAGGAAAATAAGCCTTCTATACGTTATGATTTAGAATCCATAACGGGTGTGATTCTAAATACTCCTCTTATTAATGGGAATCGCCTCTCTTTTCAAATAGAAGATAACTCAAAAAATAAAGTGCAGCTATTTTATAACATGCAGTCAGAGAAGGAAAAGAATGTGCTGCGCGGGTTACGTGTGGGGATGGTATGTACTTTTAGAGGAGCGTTAAAGGAACCGCCAAGCGCTCGGAATTTTTATGGATTTGATTATAAAAATTACTTGTACAAACAAAGGATTCATTTTTTGTTTGAGGCAACCGCAATAATGGATTGTAGCAACAATCATGTTACATTTGTAAATTGGCTTTTTCAATTGAGACAAAAAGCAACGTTGGCAGTTGCAGAAATGTTTCCCGAACAATCGGGTGCATTTATGAATGCACTATTATTTGGAGACCGCCAATTCATGTCATATGAAGTGGAACAACAATATCAACAGTTTGGTTTGATTCACTTGCTTGCTATTTCAGGTTCACACATTGTATTACTATCGGCAATTGTATATTTTGTTTTGCTTCGAATTGGTGTAACAAGGGAAAGAACAACAACTGCTCTTATAATTTGTATCCCGCTGTATATGTTTTTTGCGGGGGCATCTCCTTCTGTTATGCGAGCTTCTATTATGGGTACTTTATTGCTCATAGGGGTGATGCATTCCTTTCGTTTATTCAGTATAGATGCGATTAGTGTAACAGCTATATTCATGCTCATATATGATCCATACATGCTTTTTGATATTGGATTTCAATTTTCGTTTATTGGTAGTTTGGCGTTATTGTTATCTGCAAATACATTGTTACAGCATAACCGCGGAGTGATTCAAAATGCAATCATCCTTTCTCTTATTTCACAACTTGCCAGTATCCCGATTACGCTCTATCATTTCGGTTATTTTTCTCCATACAGTATTCCCCTCAATTTGATTTATGTTCCATTCCTGTCTTGTATTGTATTACCGTGTAGCATCATTATTTTTTTATGTATGATGATTTTCCCTCCGCTGGCAAAAGGAATTGCACATCTACTATCTATATGTTTACGCATGTCTAATGATGTTTTGCAGTATTGTGAAGCCTTTCCTTTTGTACGGTTTACGTTTGGACAAACTCCTCCATTTCTTGTAGTGCTTTATTCCTTTAGTATCATTATTATATGTATCGTGTGGGAAAGAGCGATTAGGAAAATATTTTTATATTTCGCCTTTGGTATCTTCTTTTTTTTATGTATGTGTCATTATCTATCTCCATATTTTCGCGCAAGTGGCAGCGTGACATTTATTGATGTGGGACAAGGTGATGCGATATTGATTCGCCTTCCGTATGATAAAGAAGTGTATCTTATTGATACAGGAGGGACAATTCCGATAAAAAAAGAACATTGGCAACAGAAGAAACATGAATTTTCTATTGGGGATGATGTGCTCATTCCTTTTTTACAAAAGCAAGGAATTCGCACGATTGATAAGTTGATTGTGACACATGGTGATGTCGATCATATGGGAGCGGCTAAAGAGGTAGTAGCAGCTCTTGATGTAAAAGAAATTATATTTGGAAAAAAGAGAAAAGATTCTGTATTAGAAGCTGAATTGAAGTACCTTGCGCAGAAAAAAGACATGCGAATCAATAAGGTGAAAGAAGGCGACGGATGGAAAGTTGATGAAGTGGAATTTAGAGTATTATCACCAGAGGGAAGCGAAACAAGTGATAATGATTCTTCTATTGTTCTATGGGCGAAAATAGGAGAATTTACATGGTTGTTTACAGGAGATTTAGAAGAAAAGGGTGAGGAACGTATAGTAAAACAATATCCAAACTTGCGAGCGGACATACTAAAAGTTGGGCATCATGGGAGCAAGACATCTTCTACTGCCCCGTTTTTGCGGCTTATTCAGCCGAAGAAAGCGATTATTTCGGTAGGAGAGCATAATCGATATGGACATCCGCATGACCAAGTATTAAAGCGCCTTGAGGAAATGCAAGTGGAAGTGTGGCGGACAGATAGGGAAGGAGCCATTTTGTATACTTTTCAAGGAAAGAATGGAACATTTCAAAGCAAATTAACATATGATGAAACACAGAAAAGGATGAAAAAAGACCGCAAGTAG
- a CDS encoding ComE operon protein 2: MERISWDQYFMTQSHLLSLRSTCTRLAVGATIVRDKRIIAGGYNGSIKGGVHCIDEGCYVIDNHCVRTIHAEMNALLQCAKFGVKTEGAEIYVTHFPCLQCCKAIIQSGITAVYYAQDYKNHPYAIELFKQANVTVKHVPLEYDIASLEQQERHTQLKELFSSLEKEDLTMDELQRVFTKAKQML; this comes from the coding sequence ATGGAACGAATTTCTTGGGATCAATATTTTATGACGCAAAGCCATTTGTTATCGCTACGTAGCACATGTACAAGGCTTGCAGTAGGAGCGACAATTGTCCGCGACAAGCGAATTATTGCAGGTGGTTATAACGGTTCAATTAAGGGCGGTGTTCATTGTATAGATGAAGGGTGCTATGTCATTGATAATCATTGTGTGCGTACAATACATGCAGAAATGAATGCTTTATTACAGTGTGCGAAATTTGGTGTAAAAACAGAGGGTGCTGAAATTTACGTTACGCATTTTCCTTGTTTGCAATGCTGTAAAGCGATTATTCAAAGCGGTATTACGGCCGTGTATTATGCGCAAGATTATAAAAATCATCCGTATGCGATAGAGTTATTTAAACAAGCAAATGTGACTGTAAAACATGTTCCTTTAGAATATGATATTGCATCATTAGAGCAACAAGAGCGTCATACGCAATTGAAAGAACTGTTTTCTTCGTTAGAAAAAGAAGATTTAACAATGGACGAACTACAACGAGTATTCACAAAAGCGAAACAAATGCTATAA
- a CDS encoding helix-hairpin-helix domain-containing protein — translation MMWNLQKKWLALLGAAGCVIVLFLWQTNNQEEKATVQLQSATAMKREEKNKSKELETKEQKKEIIVDIKGAVQREGVYELREGSRVKDGIEKAGGFLPEADVTQVNLAQIMQDQMLLYIPKKGERLHETTLPVQQSGKISINQASKEQLENITGIGPRKAEAIIKYREEHGAFQKIEDLLEIDGIGEKSLEKMKDQIMIP, via the coding sequence ATGATGTGGAATTTACAAAAGAAGTGGTTAGCTTTATTAGGAGCTGCTGGATGTGTGATTGTTCTTTTTTTATGGCAGACAAACAATCAAGAAGAGAAAGCAACGGTTCAACTTCAATCAGCGACAGCTATGAAACGCGAAGAGAAAAATAAATCAAAAGAATTGGAAACAAAAGAGCAGAAAAAAGAAATTATAGTTGATATAAAAGGGGCTGTGCAAAGAGAGGGAGTTTATGAGCTAAGAGAAGGTTCTCGCGTGAAAGATGGTATTGAAAAAGCAGGAGGGTTTTTGCCAGAAGCGGATGTAACACAAGTAAATTTAGCTCAAATTATGCAGGATCAAATGCTTTTATATATTCCTAAAAAAGGAGAACGATTACATGAAACAACGCTACCGGTTCAACAATCTGGAAAGATATCGATCAATCAAGCTTCAAAAGAACAGCTTGAAAACATAACAGGAATCGGTCCGAGGAAAGCGGAGGCAATTATAAAATATCGCGAAGAGCATGGAGCATTTCAAAAGATAGAAGATTTGTTGGAGATAGATGGGATTGGAGAGAAATCACTTGAAAAGATGAAAGATCAAATTATGATTCCATAA
- the comER gene encoding late competence protein ComER, with product MNIGIIGTGNMGNILIDAFLETRAVKPSCLTIINRTPAKAYHIKEKYPSICIAKTVQEVIERSELVFICVKPLDIYPILKQHTAYLTDEKCLISITSPISASQLEKVVSCHVARIIPSITNRAFSGASLFTFGKNCSEEWKEQLLNLFKNISTPIIIEEDITRVSSDIASCGPAFFSYLLQAFIDAAVEQTKITHEEATTLASEMVIGMGKLLEKEIFTLPTLQEKVCVKGGVTGEGIQILKEHGGDMFHKLFERTHKKYAEDLAGAEEQFSRHT from the coding sequence TTGAACATCGGAATCATAGGGACAGGAAACATGGGAAATATACTCATTGATGCTTTTTTAGAAACACGCGCTGTCAAACCTTCGTGCCTCACTATTATTAATCGTACGCCTGCCAAAGCATATCATATAAAAGAGAAGTATCCTTCTATTTGTATAGCAAAAACAGTGCAAGAAGTAATAGAACGTTCAGAACTTGTTTTTATTTGCGTCAAACCTTTAGATATTTATCCTATTTTAAAACAACATACCGCCTACTTGACCGATGAAAAATGTTTAATTTCTATCACTAGTCCTATATCAGCCAGCCAATTAGAAAAAGTGGTTTCTTGTCACGTTGCACGCATTATTCCAAGCATTACAAACCGAGCATTCTCTGGCGCTTCCCTATTCACATTTGGAAAAAACTGTTCTGAGGAATGGAAAGAACAATTACTGAACTTATTCAAAAATATTTCTACACCTATAATCATTGAAGAAGATATTACGCGCGTTTCATCTGATATTGCAAGTTGCGGACCAGCGTTCTTTAGTTATTTATTACAGGCCTTTATTGACGCAGCGGTAGAGCAAACAAAAATTACTCACGAAGAAGCTACTACTTTAGCAAGTGAAATGGTCATTGGGATGGGGAAATTGCTTGAAAAGGAAATTTTCACATTACCGACATTACAAGAAAAAGTATGTGTAAAAGGTGGGGTCACTGGAGAAGGAATCCAAATTTTAAAAGAACACGGCGGGGATATGTTCCACAAGTTATTCGAACGAACACATAAAAAATATGCAGAAGATTTAGCTGGTGCAGAAGAGCAATTTAGCAGGCACACGTAA
- a CDS encoding class I SAM-dependent methyltransferase, whose translation MRYEQFALLYDKLMNDVPYDKWVEFTEESLQQAGMKETKILDVACGTGNVTLPLVQKGYDMTGVDLSEEMLAVAQQKLGAKGHFIPFYQQDMRELDVPGEFDCVTIFCDSLNYVLQEEGIQETFKRVFQHLRKDGLFLFDVHSLYKVHHIFQNETYTVNGEEIALIWNCFPGEVPDSVEHELSFFVQDPEEGVYHRFDEYHIQRAYPVELITKWLEEAGFSVIRVMGDFERMEVTEQTERIFFMVKKNG comes from the coding sequence ATGAGATATGAGCAATTCGCATTACTGTACGATAAACTTATGAATGATGTCCCATACGACAAGTGGGTAGAGTTTACAGAGGAGAGTTTGCAGCAGGCGGGGATGAAAGAAACGAAAATCCTTGATGTAGCTTGTGGTACTGGGAATGTAACGCTTCCACTTGTACAAAAAGGCTATGATATGACTGGTGTAGACCTTTCGGAAGAAATGTTAGCAGTTGCCCAGCAAAAATTAGGAGCAAAAGGGCATTTCATCCCATTTTATCAACAGGATATGAGAGAGTTAGATGTTCCTGGAGAATTCGATTGTGTAACGATTTTTTGTGATTCATTAAATTATGTATTGCAAGAAGAAGGGATACAAGAAACATTTAAGAGAGTATTTCAACATTTACGGAAAGATGGTTTATTTTTATTTGATGTGCATTCTTTATATAAAGTTCATCACATCTTTCAAAATGAAACGTATACAGTAAATGGAGAAGAGATAGCCCTTATTTGGAACTGTTTTCCTGGAGAAGTACCAGATAGTGTGGAACATGAATTATCATTCTTTGTCCAAGATCCAGAAGAAGGGGTATATCACCGATTTGATGAATATCATATCCAGCGTGCATATCCGGTTGAATTGATTACGAAATGGCTTGAAGAAGCGGGTTTTTCTGTAATCCGTGTTATGGGTGATTTTGAACGTATGGAAGTAACAGAACAGACAGAACGCATCTTTTTTATGGTGAAAAAGAATGGATAA
- the rsfS gene encoding ribosome silencing factor — protein sequence MNNKDLLMLAAKAADDKRAEDIVVLNMQGISPIADYFIICHGNSDKQVQAIAREIKAKAHEFQIDVKRMEGFDEARWVLVDLGDVVAHVFHKDERDHYNLERLWGDVPREDITEELSQ from the coding sequence ATGAATAATAAAGACTTATTAATGCTAGCAGCAAAGGCAGCTGATGATAAACGAGCAGAGGACATCGTAGTATTAAATATGCAAGGGATTTCACCAATTGCTGATTACTTTATCATTTGTCATGGGAATTCTGATAAGCAAGTACAAGCAATCGCGCGTGAAATTAAAGCGAAGGCACATGAATTTCAAATTGATGTAAAGCGTATGGAAGGGTTTGATGAGGCGCGCTGGGTTCTTGTAGATCTTGGTGATGTTGTAGCACATGTATTCCATAAAGATGAGCGTGATCATTATAATCTAGAGCGCCTATGGGGCGACGTACCGCGCGAAGATATTACAGAAGAGTTAAGCCAATGA
- the yqeK gene encoding bis(5'-nucleosyl)-tetraphosphatase (symmetrical) YqeK, with amino-acid sequence MNRDKALEIVKKQMHEKRYIHTIGVMETAIELAQRYGVDEKKAEMAAIFHDYAKCKPIQEMEDIIKRTDLPKDLLQYNKELWHAPVGAYLVEKEVGITDPEILQAITYHTSGHEKMTMLDKVIYVADYIEPGRKFPGVDEARKLAQEDINKALLFALKRTIQFLMEKNQTIYPLTFQTYNAVVKEEITG; translated from the coding sequence ATGAATCGTGACAAAGCTCTTGAGATTGTAAAAAAACAAATGCATGAAAAGCGCTATATACATACGATTGGTGTAATGGAAACAGCGATTGAATTGGCTCAGCGATATGGTGTGGATGAGAAAAAAGCAGAGATGGCTGCTATTTTTCATGATTATGCGAAGTGTAAACCAATTCAAGAAATGGAAGATATCATTAAACGGACGGATTTGCCAAAAGATTTGCTTCAATATAATAAAGAGTTATGGCATGCACCGGTTGGGGCATACTTAGTAGAAAAAGAAGTAGGCATTACAGATCCAGAAATTTTGCAAGCTATTACATATCATACGAGTGGACATGAGAAGATGACAATGCTTGATAAGGTTATTTATGTAGCAGACTATATTGAACCTGGACGCAAGTTTCCAGGCGTGGATGAGGCGCGAAAGTTAGCGCAGGAGGATATAAATAAAGCATTATTATTTGCATTAAAGCGTACGATTCAATTTTTAATGGAAAAGAACCAAACGATTTATCCGTTAACATTTCAAACGTATAATGCAGTTGTAAAGGAGGAAATTACTGGATGA
- a CDS encoding nicotinate-nucleotide adenylyltransferase, producing the protein MKKIGIIGGTFDPPHYGHLLIANEVYHTLELDEVWFLPNQIPPHKRNRNVTSAEDRRKMLELAIEKEGYFSLCLEELEREGPSYTYDTMLQLTKKHPDTTFYFIIGGDMVEYLPKWYNIEKLLELVTFVGVARPGYTLQTPYKILTIEIPEFAVSSSLLRERYKNKKTCKYLLPEQVQSYIERNGLYES; encoded by the coding sequence TTGAAAAAGATCGGAATTATTGGTGGTACATTTGACCCGCCGCATTATGGACATTTGTTAATTGCGAATGAAGTGTATCATACATTAGAATTGGATGAAGTTTGGTTTTTACCTAATCAAATACCGCCTCATAAGAGGAATCGAAATGTTACAAGCGCAGAAGATCGACGAAAGATGTTGGAGTTAGCAATAGAGAAAGAAGGCTATTTTTCACTTTGTTTAGAGGAGCTTGAGAGAGAAGGACCATCTTATACATATGACACTATGTTACAATTAACGAAGAAGCACCCGGATACAACGTTTTATTTTATTATTGGCGGTGATATGGTGGAGTATTTGCCAAAGTGGTATAACATCGAAAAACTGCTTGAACTTGTAACGTTTGTTGGCGTTGCAAGGCCGGGCTATACTTTACAGACACCTTATAAAATTTTGACGATAGAAATTCCGGAATTTGCTGTTTCTTCATCTTTACTGCGAGAGAGGTATAAGAATAAGAAGACGTGTAAATATTTGCTTCCAGAACAAGTACAGTCATATATTGAGAGGAATGGGTTGTATGAATCGTGA
- the yhbY gene encoding ribosome assembly RNA-binding protein YhbY, with translation MLTGKQKRFLRAKAHHLTPIFQVGKGGVNENMIKQIADALEARELFKVSVLQNCEFDRREVAEELAQGAGAEIVQVIGSTIVLYKESRENKQIQLP, from the coding sequence ATGTTAACAGGAAAACAAAAAAGATTTTTACGTGCAAAGGCGCATCATTTAACACCGATTTTTCAAGTAGGAAAAGGTGGCGTAAATGAAAATATGATTAAACAAATTGCAGATGCATTAGAGGCTCGTGAATTATTTAAAGTGAGCGTATTGCAAAACTGTGAGTTTGACCGCCGTGAAGTTGCAGAAGAACTAGCACAAGGTGCGGGGGCAGAAATTGTTCAAGTGATTGGAAGTACAATCGTTTTATATAAAGAATCAAGAGAAAATAAGCAAATTCAACTTCCATAA
- the aroE gene encoding shikimate dehydrogenase: MKQLYGVIGNPIGHSLSPLMHNDAFEHLGIDAHYHAFLVEEEMLGEAVKGLKALGVSGINVTTPHKVAIMKYLDEIDPLAKQIGAVNTVVHRNGKLVGYNTDGIGYVRSLQAISKEPLRHKRMLLLGAGGACRAIYCSLVAAGVKEIDIANRTVETAKQLIASSKERVVSKALSLEKATEAQENYDVLIQTTTIGMHPHVQHTPMQIGSLKQGAIVSDIIYNPFETKFLHDAKLSGAIVQNGIDMFVYQGALAFEMWTGMMPDINRMKQLVIRKLGG; this comes from the coding sequence ATGAAACAATTATATGGTGTAATCGGAAATCCAATTGGACATTCCTTATCACCGCTTATGCATAATGATGCGTTTGAACATTTAGGAATAGATGCTCATTATCATGCGTTTCTTGTAGAAGAAGAGATGCTAGGGGAAGCTGTGAAAGGGTTAAAGGCGTTAGGAGTTTCAGGGATCAATGTAACGACTCCACATAAAGTTGCTATTATGAAATATTTAGATGAAATCGATCCGTTAGCAAAGCAAATCGGTGCAGTAAATACTGTTGTTCATCGAAACGGCAAGCTTGTTGGTTATAATACAGATGGAATTGGGTATGTTCGTTCTTTGCAGGCTATTAGTAAAGAACCCTTACGTCACAAACGTATGTTATTACTCGGTGCAGGTGGTGCATGTCGTGCTATTTATTGTTCGCTAGTAGCTGCAGGAGTAAAAGAAATCGATATTGCCAACCGGACGGTAGAAACAGCAAAGCAGTTGATTGCAAGTAGCAAAGAACGGGTTGTTTCAAAGGCGCTTTCACTAGAGAAAGCGACGGAAGCACAAGAGAATTATGATGTGCTGATTCAAACGACAACGATAGGTATGCATCCACATGTACAACATACGCCAATGCAAATTGGCTCTTTAAAACAAGGGGCAATTGTTTCTGATATTATTTATAATCCTTTTGAAACGAAGTTCTTACATGATGCAAAATTGAGTGGAGCGATTGTTCAAAACGGTATTGATATGTTTGTTTATCAAGGGGCACTTGCCTTTGAGATGTGGACTGGAATGATGCCAGACATTAATAGAATGAAACAATTAGTAATAAGAAAGCTTGGAGGATAA
- the yqeH gene encoding ribosome biogenesis GTPase YqeH, with protein MIETIKCIGCGVEIQTENKSEVGYAPASSLQKEQVICQRCFRLKNYNEIQDVSLTDDDFLRILNGIGQSEALVVKIVDIFDFNGSWLPGLHRFVGNNKVLLVGNKADLIPKSVKHDKMKHWMRYSAKQLGLKAEDVFLISAAKGQGIQELAEAIEKYRNGKDVYVVGCTNVGKSTFINRMIKEFSEETENVITTSHFPGTTLDLIDIPLDDTSSLYDTPGIINHHQMAHYVGKQSLKIITPTKEIKPMVFQLNEEQTLFFSGLARFDYVSGGRRSFTCYFSNRLTIHRTKLEKADQLHEKHAGELLNPPTPEELESMPEFVKYEFNIREPKTDVVFSGLGWVTVNEPGAKIVAHIPKGVSVSLRKSLI; from the coding sequence TTGATTGAAACGATTAAATGTATTGGTTGTGGTGTAGAGATTCAGACAGAAAACAAAAGTGAAGTTGGATATGCACCGGCTTCATCTTTGCAAAAAGAGCAAGTAATTTGTCAACGTTGTTTCCGTTTAAAGAATTATAATGAAATCCAGGACGTGTCGCTAACGGATGATGACTTTTTACGTATTTTAAATGGAATTGGCCAGTCAGAGGCATTAGTTGTTAAAATTGTTGATATTTTTGATTTTAATGGAAGTTGGTTACCAGGATTACATCGCTTTGTTGGGAACAACAAAGTGTTACTTGTAGGAAATAAGGCGGATTTAATTCCGAAATCTGTAAAACATGATAAGATGAAACATTGGATGCGCTATAGTGCAAAGCAGCTTGGTTTAAAAGCGGAAGATGTCTTTTTAATTAGTGCAGCGAAAGGGCAAGGTATTCAAGAACTTGCAGAGGCGATTGAAAAGTATCGAAACGGTAAAGATGTATATGTTGTAGGATGTACGAATGTTGGGAAATCAACATTTATTAATCGCATGATTAAAGAATTTAGCGAAGAAACTGAAAATGTGATTACAACATCTCATTTTCCAGGAACAACGTTAGATTTAATTGATATCCCATTAGATGATACGTCTTCTTTATATGATACACCGGGAATTATTAATCATCATCAAATGGCTCATTATGTTGGGAAGCAAAGCTTAAAAATAATTACACCAACAAAAGAGATTAAGCCAATGGTATTCCAATTAAATGAAGAACAAACATTATTCTTTAGTGGATTGGCACGCTTTGATTATGTGAGCGGTGGTCGTCGTTCATTTACTTGCTATTTCTCAAACCGTTTAACAATTCATCGTACAAAGCTAGAAAAAGCAGATCAATTACATGAAAAACATGCTGGGGAATTATTAAATCCACCAACTCCAGAGGAATTAGAAAGCATGCCTGAATTTGTGAAATATGAATTTAATATTCGTGAGCCAAAAACAGATGTTGTATTTTCTGGATTAGGATGGGTTACTGTGAACGAACCAGGAGCAAAAATTGTTGCTCATATACCAAAAGGAGTTAGTGTTTCATTACGTAAATCTTTAATTTAA
- a CDS encoding YqeG family HAD IIIA-type phosphatase produces MKLFLPNEYVKNVYHIQPEELKKRGIKGVITDLDNTLIEWDRPNATPQLEQWFLKMKEQNIQVTVVSNNNEKRVKDFAEPLGIPFIHSARKPFVRAFKRAIEQMNLKPEEVVVIGDQILTDVLGGNRVGLHTILVVPVAQTDGLVTRFNRKIERRIMKNMKKKGLIHWEE; encoded by the coding sequence TTGAAACTATTTTTACCAAATGAATACGTGAAAAACGTATATCATATTCAACCAGAAGAGCTAAAAAAACGTGGAATTAAAGGCGTTATTACAGATTTAGATAACACGTTAATTGAATGGGATCGTCCTAATGCCACGCCGCAGCTTGAACAATGGTTTTTGAAAATGAAGGAACAAAACATTCAAGTAACGGTTGTGTCAAATAATAATGAAAAACGAGTAAAGGATTTTGCAGAACCACTTGGAATTCCATTTATTCATAGTGCACGTAAGCCGTTTGTTCGTGCGTTTAAACGTGCAATAGAACAAATGAATTTGAAGCCAGAGGAAGTTGTAGTCATTGGAGATCAGATTTTAACAGATGTATTAGGTGGCAATCGAGTTGGGCTACATACGATTTTAGTTGTACCAGTTGCACAAACGGATGGATTAGTAACGCGCTTCAATCGAAAAATTGAGCGAAGAATTATGAAAAACATGAAGAAAAAAGGTTTAATTCATTGGGAGGAATAA
- the sda gene encoding sporulation histidine kinase inhibitor Sda — protein sequence MNTNHIEQLSTELLTESYYKAKELKLNPDFILLIKQEIIRRSLEDKLVKSS from the coding sequence TTGAATACAAATCATATAGAACAGTTATCTACCGAATTACTCACTGAGTCTTATTATAAAGCAAAAGAACTAAAATTAAATCCTGACTTTATTTTACTTATAAAACAAGAAATCATTAGACGTTCATTAGAGGACAAGCTTGTCAAATCTTCTTAA
- a CDS encoding phosphatidylserine decarboxylase gives MRRTLYRLMIELTNGRFTSYILRKFAQSRFSSIIIPSYAKVFQINQDEMEKDLKEYRTLHELFTRKLKEGKRMIHAEAAAVVSPVDGIFADFGPIEESKTFDIKGKRYSIVDMLGNEERASRYAGGTYVVIYLSPSHYHRIHSPLSGTVTERFELGGKSYPVNAAGMKYGKEPLSKNYRSVTEVDSEGKRMALVKVGAMFVNSIELLHKRNTVQKGEEMAYFTFGSTVVLLFEKGMIEAVSTLTSGQELRVGEKIATRLTS, from the coding sequence TTGCGACGTACATTATATCGACTGATGATTGAACTTACAAATGGGCGTTTTACTTCTTATATATTACGTAAATTTGCACAGTCTCGTTTCAGTTCTATTATTATTCCCTCTTATGCAAAAGTGTTTCAAATTAATCAAGATGAGATGGAAAAAGATTTAAAAGAATATCGAACGTTACATGAGTTATTTACACGTAAATTAAAAGAAGGAAAGCGAATGATTCATGCAGAGGCAGCAGCTGTTGTTAGCCCTGTTGATGGAATTTTTGCAGATTTTGGACCGATTGAAGAATCGAAAACATTTGATATTAAAGGGAAGCGCTATTCGATTGTAGATATGCTTGGCAATGAAGAAAGAGCGAGTCGTTATGCCGGCGGTACATATGTGGTGATTTATTTAAGTCCAAGTCATTATCATCGCATTCATAGTCCACTTTCCGGTACTGTGACAGAGCGGTTTGAGCTAGGGGGAAAATCATATCCTGTAAATGCAGCAGGCATGAAATATGGGAAAGAACCTTTGTCAAAGAATTATCGTTCTGTTACAGAAGTAGATAGTGAAGGAAAGCGTATGGCGCTAGTAAAAGTAGGAGCTATGTTTGTAAACAGTATTGAACTTCTTCATAAACGAAACACTGTTCAAAAAGGTGAAGAGATGGCATACTTTACATTTGGGTCGACAGTTGTTCTGCTGTTTGAAAAAGGAATGATCGAAGCTGTTTCAACGTTAACAAGCGGTCAAGAACTCCGTGTAGGCGAAAAGATTGCAACTCGATTAACCTCATAG